The nucleotide sequence GCCGTCCAGGCTATGCCCGCGGTCAGGTGGACGCGGTGCTTGAGCCCTCGCCCGAACGGGTCGCTCCGCGCCTGGCCTATGGCGACCATGCGCCGTGGCAGCATATCGCCTACTCGGCGCAACTGCGGCTGAAGACGACGATCGTGCGCGAGCAGTTGATCAAGCTCGCCGGGGTTCCCGATCCGCCCGTGGCTCCGACGCTTGCCGCACCGCGACCCTGGGGCTACCGCAACACCGCCCACCTGCACGTGGAGGATCGCCGGGTCGGCTACCATCTCGCTGGCACACGCACGGTGGCCGATCTGCCGGAGGATCCGCTGCTGTTGCCGGCGCTCAACGAGGCTCTGGCGGGCCTGCGCGCCATTCTGCCCTCCGGGGTCCTTGCCGGCGTGACGCTGCGGGCCAGCGCAGCCTTCGGCTATGCCCTGGCGGTGTTGCGCCCCACCCGCGAGGTTCCCGCCCTGGATCTGCTGCTGCTCGCCGAGGCATGGCGCGCCCACGTACCTGCGCTGGCCGGGGTGGCGGTCGAGGGCCGCGACTGGCGCAGCGCGATTTCCGGGGTGGCCAGCCTTCTGGAAGAGCTGGCGGGCATTCTGTTCGAGTTAGCGCCAACGACCTTCTTTCAGGTCAACCTGCCGCAGGCCGAGCGCATGCTTGACCTGGCCCGCGCGGCCCTTCGCCCGGCGCCTGGTATGCGCCTGCTCGACCTCTATGCCGGCGCCGGGGCCTTTGCTTTGCCTCTGGCCGCCGCGGGCGCCGAGGTGATCGCGGTGGAGGAGCACGCGGCCGCCGTGGCCGACGGCGAGCGCAGCGCCGCCCTCAACGGCATCGAAGGCGTGCGGTTCGTTCAGGGCGCGGTGGAGCGCGTCCTGCCCGGCCTGGCCGGTCCCTTCGATGGCGCGCTGCT is from Chloroflexaceae bacterium and encodes:
- a CDS encoding class I SAM-dependent RNA methyltransferase, yielding MTPMAGHETLELVVDSVAQGGDGVGRHEGLVVFARGGLPGERVRVRLYERRPGYARGQVDAVLEPSPERVAPRLAYGDHAPWQHIAYSAQLRLKTTIVREQLIKLAGVPDPPVAPTLAAPRPWGYRNTAHLHVEDRRVGYHLAGTRTVADLPEDPLLLPALNEALAGLRAILPSGVLAGVTLRASAAFGYALAVLRPTREVPALDLLLLAEAWRAHVPALAGVAVEGRDWRSAISGVASLLEELAGILFELAPTTFFQVNLPQAERMLDLARAALRPAPGMRLLDLYAGAGAFALPLAAAGAEVIAVEEHAAAVADGERSAALNGIEGVRFVQGAVERVLPGLAGPFDGALLDPPRRGCHPAALEALTRLAPPRLVYVSCHPGILGRDLAPLLAAGYRLEQVQPVDLFPQTPHIETVVTLIHTR